Proteins encoded together in one Kitasatospora albolonga window:
- a CDS encoding NUDIX hydrolase: protein MSPTPADPEAWNAYLAEGNAKQARKRVAADVLVRDPLGRVLLVKPTYKPGWDLPGGMAEANEPPEEAVRRELREELGRDIGLLGLLVVDWVAPHGPWDDQIAFVFDGGTLRDDEALRPHDQELSEARFVPLETARELVSERMRRRLDAAVKALEDGRPMYLHDGTTDW from the coding sequence GTGAGCCCCACGCCCGCCGACCCTGAAGCCTGGAACGCGTACCTCGCCGAGGGCAACGCCAAGCAGGCCCGTAAACGTGTCGCAGCAGACGTGCTCGTCCGAGATCCGCTCGGACGTGTGCTGCTGGTGAAACCCACCTACAAGCCGGGCTGGGACCTGCCGGGAGGTATGGCCGAAGCGAACGAGCCACCCGAAGAAGCGGTCCGGCGCGAGCTGCGGGAGGAGCTGGGTCGCGACATCGGTCTGCTCGGACTTCTGGTCGTGGACTGGGTCGCCCCCCATGGGCCGTGGGACGACCAGATCGCCTTCGTCTTCGACGGCGGCACTCTCCGCGATGACGAGGCGCTGCGACCTCATGACCAGGAACTGTCCGAGGCCCGCTTCGTTCCGCTGGAAACGGCGCGCGAGCTGGTCAGCGAACGGATGCGGCGGCGGCTGGACGCGGCGGTGAAGGCTCTGGAGGACGGTCGGCCGATGTACCTCCATGACGGCACGACCGACTGGTGA
- a CDS encoding AraC family transcriptional regulator, which translates to MSHIVFFLVPGVHLLDLAGPAQVFSTATDFGHPYTLSYVAERPQVPTAQGLPLVAGPDWPGLGPEDLIVVPGWRTGIPAGEPAIGPASLRALRDHHARGGTVASVCAGVEALGRAGLLDGRRCTTHHDVQDELALRYPDAVVVPDVLFTVDDRVITSAGIASGIDLALHLVATRHGPAVAARVAREMVVHTRRNGHEPQASAMLRHRCHLDDTVHRAQNLIDARFDQPLPLPALASAVGVSERTLTRLFSRATGLTPLRYQQTLRLERAQHLISHGATVDTAARSVGFEDARMLRRLRARAA; encoded by the coding sequence GTGAGCCACATCGTCTTCTTCCTGGTACCCGGAGTCCATCTGCTGGATCTGGCCGGCCCCGCGCAGGTCTTCTCCACTGCCACCGACTTCGGTCACCCCTACACGCTCTCCTACGTCGCCGAGCGGCCCCAGGTCCCCACCGCCCAGGGGCTGCCCCTGGTGGCCGGTCCCGACTGGCCCGGGCTCGGGCCCGAGGACCTGATCGTGGTGCCGGGCTGGCGGACCGGTATCCCGGCCGGAGAGCCCGCCATCGGCCCCGCCTCGCTGCGGGCCCTCCGGGACCACCACGCCAGGGGCGGGACGGTGGCCAGCGTCTGCGCCGGGGTCGAGGCGCTCGGGCGGGCCGGTCTGCTCGACGGCCGCCGCTGCACCACCCACCACGACGTGCAGGACGAGCTGGCCCTGCGCTACCCCGATGCGGTGGTCGTCCCGGACGTCCTGTTCACCGTCGACGACCGGGTCATCACCTCGGCCGGGATCGCCAGCGGCATCGATCTGGCCCTCCACCTGGTCGCGACCCGGCACGGTCCGGCCGTCGCCGCGCGGGTGGCCCGGGAGATGGTCGTCCACACCCGCCGCAACGGCCACGAGCCGCAGGCCAGTGCGATGCTCCGGCACCGCTGCCACCTGGACGACACCGTGCACCGCGCCCAGAATCTCATCGACGCCCGCTTCGACCAGCCCCTGCCCCTGCCCGCCCTGGCCTCGGCCGTCGGCGTGAGCGAGCGCACCCTCACCCGCCTCTTCAGCCGCGCCACCGGGCTCACCCCCCTGCGCTACCAGCAGACCCTCCGCCTCGAACGCGCCCAGCACCTCATCAGCCACGGCGCGACGGTCGACACCGCCGCCCGCTCGGTCGGCTTCGAGGACGCCCGCATGCTGCGCCGCCTCCGCGCCCGCGCGGCCTGA
- a CDS encoding short-chain dehydrogenase codes for MSSRRSLEGQVVVVTGAARGVGELLARKLSARGATLALVGLEPDELKKVSERLHGESDHWFADVTDHAAMARVALEVKERFGKVDVVVANAGVASGGPFVDSDPDAWRRVIEVNLIGGAVTGRAFLPVLMESRGYFLQIASLAAITPAPMMTAYCASKSGVEAFAHSLRAEVGYKGVKVGVGYLSWTDTDMVRGADQDEVMRELRQRLPWPMNRTYPLGPAVDRIVDGIARRSPHVYAQWWLRGMQSVRGYLPSVIAIGGQREMRRFEPRLHTVPKGLVGAGGEADQDARAERADRT; via the coding sequence ATGAGCAGCAGGCGGAGTCTGGAGGGCCAGGTCGTCGTCGTGACCGGCGCGGCCCGGGGCGTGGGCGAACTGCTCGCCCGCAAGCTGTCGGCGCGCGGGGCGACGCTGGCGCTGGTCGGTCTGGAGCCGGACGAGCTGAAGAAGGTCTCCGAGCGGCTGCACGGCGAGAGCGACCACTGGTTCGCCGATGTCACCGACCACGCGGCGATGGCCCGGGTGGCGCTCGAGGTCAAGGAGCGGTTCGGCAAGGTCGACGTGGTCGTCGCCAACGCGGGCGTCGCCTCGGGCGGCCCGTTCGTCGACTCGGACCCGGACGCGTGGCGGCGGGTCATCGAGGTGAACCTGATCGGCGGCGCGGTCACCGGGCGGGCGTTCCTGCCGGTGCTGATGGAGAGCCGCGGCTACTTCCTCCAGATAGCCTCGCTGGCCGCGATCACCCCGGCGCCGATGATGACGGCGTACTGCGCGTCGAAGTCGGGCGTGGAGGCGTTCGCGCACAGCCTGCGCGCGGAGGTCGGCTACAAGGGCGTCAAGGTAGGGGTCGGCTACCTCTCCTGGACCGACACCGACATGGTGCGCGGCGCGGACCAGGACGAGGTGATGCGCGAGCTGCGCCAGCGGCTGCCGTGGCCGATGAACCGTACGTACCCGCTCGGCCCGGCCGTCGACCGGATCGTGGACGGCATCGCGCGCCGCTCCCCGCATGTGTACGCCCAGTGGTGGCTGCGCGGGATGCAGTCGGTCCGGGGGTATCTGCCCTCGGTCATCGCGATCGGCGGACAGCGCGAGATGCGGCGCTTCGAACCCCGCCTCCACACCGTGCCGAAGGGGCTCGTGGGGGCCGGGGGAGAGGCGGACCAGGACGCGCGTGCGGAGCGTGCCGACCGTACGTGA
- a CDS encoding SsgE protein yields the protein MSPVIEEHARARLITDGPLTRPVPVDLRYDAADDPRTVHIGLPDGTDWAFGRDLLERGLRTPIERGAVRVWPCGRTQLIVELHSTDGVEVFQFEIRTLIRFLARTRAQVPAAAAATAAAPPSDGAAEKRPSRTRPEPKGAQQPARG from the coding sequence ATGTCCCCTGTGATCGAAGAACATGCACGCGCCCGGCTCATCACCGATGGCCCGCTGACCCGTCCGGTCCCCGTCGATCTGCGCTACGACGCGGCCGACGACCCCCGCACCGTCCATATCGGACTGCCCGACGGCACCGACTGGGCGTTCGGCCGCGATCTGCTGGAGCGCGGTCTGCGCACCCCGATCGAACGCGGGGCCGTCCGCGTCTGGCCCTGCGGCCGTACGCAGCTGATCGTGGAGCTGCACTCGACGGACGGGGTGGAGGTGTTCCAGTTCGAGATCAGGACGCTGATCCGCTTCCTGGCCCGCACCCGCGCGCAGGTCCCGGCAGCGGCCGCAGCGACCGCCGCCGCGCCGCCGTCCGACGGGGCGGCGGAGAAACGGCCGTCCCGCACCCGCCCGGAGCCGAAGGGCGCCCAGCAGCCGGCCCGCGGCTGA
- a CDS encoding transcriptional regulator has product MNHSTWKTRRTRKLLGETVEESAAYIEAGHSFALGQAVHDRRTALRLSQTELARRAGMSQPQISNIEGGDSVPTLALLTRLATALEASLTIDLDGDTSAFVFTPREPRRPDEAPTGGRRSAA; this is encoded by the coding sequence ATGAATCACTCCACGTGGAAGACCCGCAGGACCCGGAAGCTCCTGGGCGAAACGGTCGAGGAGTCCGCCGCTTACATCGAAGCAGGACACTCCTTCGCCCTCGGCCAGGCGGTCCACGACCGCCGTACCGCACTCCGGCTCTCCCAGACCGAGCTGGCGCGCCGGGCCGGGATGAGCCAGCCGCAGATCTCCAACATCGAAGGCGGCGACTCCGTACCGACCCTGGCACTGCTGACGCGTCTCGCCACAGCACTCGAAGCGTCACTGACCATCGATCTGGACGGCGACACGTCGGCTTTCGTCTTCACTCCGCGCGAACCCCGCCGACCGGACGAAGCACCGACGGGCGGACGGCGCTCCGCAGCTTGA
- a CDS encoding cysteine hydrolase, with the protein MSRALIVIDVQESFRAGPLWETLSDPKIAEPVGRLVRLFRQAGDHVVWVLHSEPGTGDVFDPALGHVRLLDELERAEGEPLIHKTSHNAFTTTNLQQLLTERGVRDLTLCGIRTEQCVETTARVGSDFGYRVTVAIDATATNPIPHRDAPADLSAAELLADPRTLSAEEAIRRTEYALAGRFATIATVEELEAAAELRG; encoded by the coding sequence ATGTCCCGAGCACTGATCGTCATCGATGTCCAGGAGTCCTTCCGCGCCGGTCCGCTGTGGGAGACCCTCTCCGACCCGAAGATCGCCGAACCGGTGGGCCGCCTGGTCCGGCTCTTCCGGCAGGCGGGGGACCACGTGGTGTGGGTCCTGCACTCCGAGCCCGGTACCGGCGACGTCTTCGACCCGGCCCTCGGGCATGTCCGGCTGCTGGATGAGCTGGAGCGGGCGGAGGGGGAGCCGCTGATCCACAAGACCTCGCACAACGCCTTCACCACTACCAACCTTCAGCAGCTCCTCACCGAGCGCGGTGTCCGCGACCTCACCCTCTGCGGCATCCGCACCGAGCAGTGCGTGGAGACCACCGCCCGGGTCGGCAGCGACTTCGGCTACCGGGTCACCGTCGCCATCGACGCCACCGCGACCAACCCCATCCCGCACCGCGACGCCCCCGCCGACCTGAGCGCCGCCGAGCTGCTGGCCGACCCCCGTACGCTCTCCGCCGAAGAGGCCATCAGGCGCACCGAGTACGCCCTCGCCGGACGTTTCGCCACCATTGCGACCGTCGAGGAGCTGGAGGCCGCGGCGGAACTCCGGGGATGA
- a CDS encoding peptidase S41 produces MSDDVAYLRFPHLHQDLLCFAAEDDLWVAPLVPAGHRPGRAWRVTVDRTRVSHPRFSPDGTSIAYTTWRTLDPEIHLAPVDGGPARRLTHWGSTDARVCGWTPDPPDSTHILAVSSHNQPFSYFSWAYSVPTDGSPGGPLPWGPVSDIAVADLDGERRTLLLTGTPPHEPAAWKRYRGGAMGRLWLHGERLLPDIDGHLANPMFVGRRIAFLSDHEGVGNLYSCRTDGTDLRRHTDHDAFYARNAASDGHRVVYQCAGDLWLVEDLESPDATPRRLEVRLGGPRTGRRHYQVPAASNVDSLSVDETGRASAVTVRGSLYWLTHRDGPARTISDTPGVRVRLPEMLGSGGRVAYVTDADGEDAVEVAYLPRASGDRAPRRLASGQLGRVQEMVSDPEGERLAIASNDGRLLLLDTGEPEEPGTVGASVAGEAPDATDGADGADGADNESEATETAEEPRERPRTGSTRADLYAATGAAVPESIAASVDEHPGLTELIRSVNGPVRDLAFSPDGDWLTWSHPGIGRSLRQIKLARISGPGAPVIVDVTNGRFEDENPVFTEDGRYLAFLSWRGFDPVYDVHTGDLSFPLGCRPYLVPLSSATPSPFALSPDGRPAAGGLDPIDVPEAGSTSEGSTVMVEFEGLESRVTPFPVSASKYSALHPVSGGGLVWLRWPISGALGETFANPADMSGRPTLEHFNIAKARKTELVDHLDWFAVSGDCSRLVVMDDGELRAVPATEPGDGDSTVYLDLRRILHEVDPGAEWRQAYGEAGRIIRSYFWEPDMCGIDWDGVLEQYRPLVQRVASPDEFADLLREVLGELGTSHAYVSPARRNEGPPHYQRAIGLLGANLVCRDGSWVVQRILPGDSSDSKARSPLAGTGIREGAVLTHVDGRPVDPVTGPYPLLTAAGGTTVELTFTPAGGGPSRRVAIMPLVDERPLRYQDWVAKRRDVVRELSGGKCGYLHIPDMGGSGWAQFNRDLRLEVSRPALIVDVRGNAGGHISELVVEKLTRKILGWDLTRNAQAVSYASNAPRGPVVALADEATSSDGDMITAAFRLLKLGPVVGQRTWGGVVGMTGRHRLGDGTVITVPMNAAWFDTYGWSVENHGVEPDVKALRTPLDWAEGRYAVLDDAVRVALDLLAAHPASTPPSYDTAPNLRRPPLPPR; encoded by the coding sequence GTGAGTGACGACGTCGCGTATCTCCGTTTCCCGCACCTCCACCAGGACCTGCTCTGCTTCGCGGCCGAGGACGACCTGTGGGTCGCCCCCCTCGTCCCGGCGGGCCACCGGCCGGGACGGGCCTGGCGGGTGACCGTCGACCGGACCCGGGTCAGCCACCCCCGCTTCTCGCCCGACGGCACCTCCATCGCCTACACGACCTGGCGCACGCTGGACCCCGAGATCCACCTCGCCCCGGTCGACGGCGGCCCGGCCCGGCGGCTCACCCACTGGGGCTCGACCGACGCCCGGGTCTGCGGCTGGACCCCCGACCCGCCCGACTCCACCCACATCCTCGCCGTCTCCTCGCACAACCAGCCGTTCTCGTACTTCTCCTGGGCCTACAGCGTCCCCACCGACGGCAGCCCCGGCGGTCCGCTCCCCTGGGGCCCGGTCTCCGACATCGCGGTGGCCGACCTGGACGGCGAGCGCCGCACCCTGCTCCTCACCGGCACGCCCCCGCACGAACCGGCCGCCTGGAAGCGCTACCGGGGCGGGGCCATGGGCCGCCTCTGGCTGCACGGGGAACGCCTGCTGCCGGACATCGACGGCCACCTCGCCAACCCGATGTTCGTCGGCCGCCGCATCGCGTTCCTCTCCGACCACGAGGGCGTCGGCAACCTCTACTCCTGCCGGACCGACGGCACGGACCTGCGCCGCCACACCGACCACGACGCCTTCTACGCCCGCAACGCCGCGAGCGACGGCCACCGGGTCGTCTACCAGTGCGCGGGCGACCTCTGGCTGGTCGAGGACCTGGAGTCACCGGACGCCACCCCGCGCAGGCTGGAGGTCCGCCTCGGCGGCCCGCGCACCGGCCGCCGCCACTACCAGGTGCCCGCCGCCAGCAACGTCGACTCGCTCTCGGTCGACGAGACGGGCCGGGCCAGCGCCGTCACCGTACGCGGCAGCCTCTACTGGCTCACCCACCGCGACGGCCCCGCCCGCACCATCAGCGACACCCCGGGGGTACGGGTGCGGCTGCCGGAGATGCTCGGCAGCGGGGGCCGGGTCGCGTACGTCACCGACGCGGACGGCGAGGACGCGGTGGAGGTCGCCTACCTCCCGCGCGCCAGCGGCGACCGCGCCCCGCGCCGACTGGCCTCGGGGCAGCTGGGCCGGGTGCAGGAGATGGTCTCCGACCCGGAGGGCGAGCGCCTGGCCATCGCGTCGAACGACGGCAGGCTGCTGCTGCTGGACACGGGGGAGCCGGAGGAGCCGGGGACGGTGGGGGCTTCCGTCGCGGGGGAGGCACCCGACGCAACCGACGGGGCCGACGGGGCCGACGGGGCCGACAACGAATCCGAGGCGACCGAAACGGCCGAGGAGCCCCGGGAGCGCCCCCGTACCGGCTCCACCCGGGCCGACCTCTACGCGGCGACAGGCGCAGCGGTCCCTGAGAGCATCGCGGCATCCGTCGACGAACACCCCGGCCTCACCGAGCTGATCCGCTCGGTCAACGGCCCGGTCCGCGACCTCGCCTTCTCCCCCGACGGCGACTGGCTGACCTGGTCCCACCCGGGCATCGGCCGCTCGCTGCGCCAGATCAAGCTGGCCCGGATCTCCGGCCCCGGCGCCCCGGTGATCGTGGACGTCACCAACGGCCGGTTCGAGGACGAGAACCCGGTGTTCACGGAGGACGGCCGCTACCTCGCGTTCCTCTCCTGGCGGGGCTTCGACCCGGTGTACGACGTGCACACCGGGGACCTCTCCTTCCCGCTGGGCTGCCGCCCGTACCTGGTCCCGCTCTCCTCCGCGACCCCCTCCCCCTTCGCGCTCTCCCCGGACGGGCGCCCGGCGGCGGGCGGCCTGGACCCGATAGACGTTCCGGAGGCCGGGAGTACGTCGGAGGGCTCCACGGTCATGGTCGAGTTCGAGGGCCTGGAGAGCCGGGTGACGCCGTTCCCGGTCTCCGCCTCCAAGTACTCGGCGCTGCACCCGGTGAGCGGCGGCGGTCTGGTCTGGCTGCGGTGGCCGATCTCGGGGGCGCTGGGCGAGACGTTCGCCAACCCGGCCGACATGTCGGGGCGGCCGACGCTGGAGCACTTCAACATCGCGAAGGCGCGGAAGACCGAACTGGTCGACCACCTCGACTGGTTCGCGGTCAGCGGCGACTGCTCGCGCCTGGTCGTGATGGACGACGGCGAGCTGCGCGCCGTCCCCGCCACCGAGCCGGGCGACGGCGACTCCACGGTCTATCTGGACCTGCGCCGCATCCTGCACGAGGTGGACCCGGGGGCGGAGTGGCGGCAGGCGTACGGGGAGGCGGGCCGGATCATCCGCTCCTACTTCTGGGAGCCGGACATGTGCGGGATCGACTGGGACGGCGTACTGGAGCAGTACCGCCCGCTGGTCCAACGGGTGGCGTCCCCCGACGAGTTCGCGGACCTGCTGCGCGAAGTCCTGGGCGAGCTGGGCACCTCGCACGCGTACGTCTCCCCCGCCCGCCGCAACGAGGGCCCGCCGCACTACCAGCGGGCGATCGGCCTGCTGGGCGCCAACCTGGTCTGCCGGGACGGATCTTGGGTCGTCCAGCGCATCCTCCCCGGCGACTCGTCCGACTCCAAGGCCCGCTCCCCGCTGGCCGGTACGGGCATCCGCGAGGGCGCGGTCCTCACGCATGTGGACGGCCGCCCGGTGGACCCGGTGACGGGCCCGTACCCGCTGCTGACGGCGGCCGGGGGCACCACGGTGGAGCTGACGTTCACCCCCGCGGGCGGCGGCCCCTCGCGCCGGGTGGCGATCATGCCCTTGGTGGACGAACGCCCTCTCCGCTACCAGGACTGGGTGGCCAAACGGCGTGATGTCGTACGGGAGTTGAGCGGCGGCAAGTGCGGTTATCTGCACATCCCGGACATGGGCGGCTCGGGCTGGGCCCAGTTCAACCGGGACCTGCGGCTGGAGGTCTCGCGCCCGGCGCTGATCGTGGACGTACGGGGCAACGCGGGCGGCCACATCAGCGAGCTGGTGGTGGAGAAGCTCACCCGGAAGATCCTCGGCTGGGACCTGACCCGTAACGCGCAGGCGGTGAGCTACGCCTCCAACGCCCCGCGCGGCCCGGTCGTCGCCCTGGCCGACGAGGCGACCTCCTCCGACGGCGACATGATCACCGCCGCGTTCCGGCTGCTGAAGCTGGGCCCGGTGGTGGGCCAGCGGACGTGGGGCGGGGTGGTCGGCATGACGGGCCGCCACCGCCTGGGGGACGGCACGGTGATCACGGTCCCGATGAACGCGGCCTGGTTCGACACGTACGGCTGGTCGGTGGAGAACCACGGCGTGGAACCGGACGTGAAGGCGCTGCGCACCCCGCTGGACTGGGCGGAGGGCCGGTACGCGGTCCTGGACGACGCGGTGCGGGTGGCCCTGGACCTCCTGGCCGCGCACCCGGCGTCGACGCCACCGTCGTACGACACGGCCCCGAACCTGCGGAGGCCACCGCTGCCGCCGAGGTAG
- a CDS encoding alpha/beta hydrolase → MSRLLHRDAAPPVPASDLFVRSADGSRIHVELYGPEDAPAVVLAHGWTCNTHFWAAQIRDLAADHRVIAYDQRGHGLTPEPGPGGYSVNALADDLEAVLAATLAPGRKAVLAGHSMGGMTLMAAARRPGLREHAAAVLLCSTGSGRLPAEALVVPLRASAFRTRLTTAVLGAKAPLGPVNPVSKRILKYATMGAGSAPARVDTCARIVHACPRRARVGWGQVLAGLDVTAEVRELRVPTAVVAGTDDRLTPPVHARAIAAALPVGLGLTELAGMGHMTPVEAPEAVTAKLRELTTRYVGASTATPAAPSEKEDVA, encoded by the coding sequence ATGAGCCGTCTCCTGCACCGCGACGCCGCCCCGCCCGTCCCCGCGAGCGACCTGTTCGTACGGTCGGCCGACGGCTCGCGCATCCACGTCGAGCTGTACGGCCCCGAGGACGCCCCGGCGGTGGTCCTCGCCCACGGCTGGACCTGCAACACCCACTTCTGGGCTGCGCAGATCCGGGACCTCGCCGCCGACCACCGCGTCATCGCCTACGACCAGCGCGGCCACGGCCTCACCCCCGAACCCGGCCCCGGCGGCTACAGCGTGAACGCGCTGGCCGACGACCTCGAAGCGGTGCTCGCCGCCACCCTCGCCCCCGGGCGGAAGGCGGTGCTGGCCGGGCACTCCATGGGCGGGATGACGCTGATGGCCGCCGCCCGCCGCCCCGGACTGCGCGAGCACGCCGCAGCGGTCCTCCTCTGCTCCACCGGCAGCGGCCGGCTGCCCGCCGAAGCCCTCGTCGTACCGCTGCGGGCGAGCGCGTTCCGGACCCGGCTGACGACCGCGGTCCTGGGGGCGAAGGCGCCGCTCGGCCCGGTCAATCCGGTGTCGAAACGTATCCTCAAGTACGCGACGATGGGCGCCGGTTCGGCCCCCGCGCGGGTCGACACCTGCGCCCGCATCGTGCACGCCTGCCCGCGCCGCGCGAGGGTGGGATGGGGTCAGGTGCTGGCCGGGCTGGACGTGACGGCCGAGGTCCGCGAGCTGCGGGTGCCGACGGCGGTCGTCGCCGGTACGGACGACCGGCTCACCCCGCCGGTCCACGCACGGGCCATCGCGGCGGCGCTCCCGGTCGGCCTCGGGCTGACCGAGCTGGCGGGCATGGGGCACATGACGCCGGTCGAGGCCCCGGAGGCGGTCACGGCGAAGCTCAGGGAACTGACCACCCGGTACGTCGGAGCCTCGACGGCCACCCCGGCCGCCCCGTCCGAGAAGGAGGATGTCGCATGA
- a CDS encoding addiction module toxin RelE, protein MDFRIVEGVESPRQVEIEPEVRQWLELLTDAHYDRTERAVDMLLAQPTALGEPYARHLGGKVRELRFTMDGNAVRITNWLAPDRRIVLLTVFRKTRQREDSEVERARQAQKMCEADHGPAEHSYDRKREETP, encoded by the coding sequence ATGGATTTCCGTATAGTGGAGGGAGTGGAGAGTCCTCGGCAGGTCGAAATCGAGCCGGAGGTCCGGCAGTGGCTGGAGTTACTCACGGATGCCCACTACGACAGAACCGAGCGCGCTGTTGACATGCTCCTGGCTCAGCCGACAGCTCTGGGGGAGCCGTACGCCCGACACCTTGGCGGCAAGGTGCGGGAGCTGCGTTTCACCATGGACGGCAACGCGGTGCGCATCACGAACTGGCTCGCCCCCGACCGGCGCATCGTGCTGCTGACGGTGTTCCGCAAGACCAGGCAACGCGAGGACAGCGAAGTCGAACGAGCTCGGCAGGCCCAGAAGATGTGCGAAGCCGACCACGGCCCTGCCGAGCACAGCTACGACCGGAAAAGGGAGGAGACTCCATGA
- a CDS encoding TetR family transcriptional regulator produces MARTRLTPEREGELYEAVLDLLREVGYETLTMDAIAARTRSSKATLYRQWGSKPELVAKALRHNKPGDLSDIDTGSLRGDFHVVLSRTDDCQMEKDAALMRGLSHAVHEYPELLQALRELLIKPEMTGFDEMLQRAVDRGELRADNPALKYIPHMLIGALAARQLIEDRPVDQAFLTDYVDSVVLPALGV; encoded by the coding sequence ATGGCACGCACGAGGCTGACCCCCGAGCGTGAGGGCGAGCTGTACGAGGCCGTCCTCGATCTGCTCCGTGAGGTCGGCTATGAAACCCTGACCATGGACGCCATCGCCGCCCGCACCCGGTCGAGCAAGGCCACGCTCTACCGCCAGTGGGGCTCCAAGCCCGAGCTGGTCGCCAAGGCGCTCCGGCACAACAAGCCGGGAGACCTGTCCGACATCGACACCGGTTCGCTGCGCGGGGACTTCCACGTGGTGCTGAGCCGGACCGACGACTGCCAGATGGAGAAGGACGCCGCGCTGATGCGGGGTCTGAGCCATGCCGTCCACGAGTACCCCGAGCTGCTCCAGGCCCTGCGCGAGCTCTTGATCAAACCGGAGATGACCGGTTTCGACGAGATGCTCCAGCGGGCGGTGGACCGGGGTGAACTGCGCGCGGACAATCCGGCGCTGAAGTACATCCCGCATATGTTGATCGGCGCGCTGGCCGCCCGGCAGCTGATCGAGGACCGCCCGGTCGACCAGGCGTTCCTCACGGACTACGTGGACTCCGTGGTGCTCCCCGCCCTCGGCGTCTGA
- a CDS encoding adenylyl cyclase yields the protein MKHEYEAKFLAVDVVGLQTKLSALGAVQAFPRTLLTRKIFENDCLDGGTWIRLRDEGTRSTLTLKQVTDATTIDGTKEIETEVTDLHAMADILRRVGLTEVRYQENYREEWRLGEVAFDFDTWPDLPTFLEIEEPDEASVRQAAALLDLDYSEARFGSVDEIYKSEADRDILAEPTLLFSEAEKQKDASPTA from the coding sequence ATGAAGCACGAGTACGAGGCGAAGTTCCTGGCCGTCGACGTCGTCGGCCTCCAGACCAAGCTGAGCGCACTCGGTGCCGTCCAGGCGTTCCCCCGAACTCTCCTCACCCGCAAGATCTTCGAGAACGACTGCCTCGACGGCGGGACCTGGATTCGGCTGCGGGACGAGGGCACCCGCTCGACGCTCACGCTCAAGCAGGTCACCGACGCCACAACGATCGACGGCACCAAGGAGATCGAGACCGAGGTCACCGACCTGCACGCCATGGCCGACATCCTGCGCCGGGTCGGCCTCACCGAGGTCCGTTACCAGGAGAACTACCGCGAGGAATGGCGCCTGGGCGAGGTCGCCTTCGACTTCGACACCTGGCCCGACCTCCCCACCTTCCTGGAGATCGAAGAACCCGACGAGGCATCGGTACGCCAGGCAGCCGCCCTGCTGGACCTCGACTACTCCGAGGCCCGGTTCGGCAGCGTCGACGAGATCTACAAGAGCGAAGCCGACCGCGACATCCTCGCCGAACCCACCCTCCTGTTCTCCGAAGCCGAAAAGCAGAAGGACGCTTCTCCCACGGCATAG